From a single Microcoleus sp. FACHB-672 genomic region:
- a CDS encoding DoxX family protein: MKRYKRVFQIILALGMVVIGAWHFTSPEPFEKIVPAFLPYHLAQVYISGFLEILGGVGLLIPQVSRSAAWLLAVLFIAVFPANLYQAINNIEVPALPHDPPLIWLRLPFQALLAAWAWWFTRE, translated from the coding sequence ATGAAGCGGTACAAAAGAGTTTTCCAAATCATACTTGCCCTAGGAATGGTAGTCATCGGTGCGTGGCATTTTACCAGCCCAGAACCATTTGAGAAAATTGTGCCCGCCTTTCTTCCCTATCATCTGGCACAGGTTTACATCAGCGGATTTCTGGAAATTTTGGGTGGAGTCGGATTATTAATTCCTCAAGTTAGTCGTAGCGCTGCTTGGCTTCTCGCTGTACTTTTTATTGCTGTTTTTCCAGCCAATCTTTATCAGGCGATCAATAACATTGAAGTTCCAGCGCTGCCGCACGATCCGCCACTGATTTGGTTGCGACTTCCGTTTCAGGCGCTTTTAGCCGCTTGGGCTTGGTGGTTCACCAGAGAATAA
- a CDS encoding SirB1 family protein, producing MDFPLARQFFYKEIYQPDPQIDLAKASLYIAQEEYPELDPAEYLDALDTMASEVGDRLPAERYPMRIIQAINQYLYDDLGFTGNGENYYDPRNSFFNDVIDRRTGIPLTLSLVYLELARRLDFPMVGVGMPGHFLIRPDFEGAGIYVDPFNRGEVLFPEDCQQRLAQIYGQPVQLLPAFLEPVGRRRFLGRMLSNLKLIYLNQGDVLKSLAAVERILLLFPGAPIELRDRGILYYQLGQWPKAVQDLQIYLTQVPGAEDGSVIRKLLERMQDNS from the coding sequence ATGGACTTCCCCCTAGCGCGGCAATTTTTTTATAAAGAAATTTATCAGCCAGATCCACAAATTGATTTGGCGAAAGCTTCTCTGTACATAGCTCAAGAAGAATATCCAGAACTCGATCCGGCAGAATATCTTGATGCGCTCGACACGATGGCATCTGAGGTGGGAGATCGCCTGCCGGCTGAACGGTATCCGATGCGGATTATCCAAGCCATCAATCAATATCTCTACGATGATTTGGGATTCACCGGCAATGGTGAGAATTATTACGATCCGCGTAATAGCTTTTTCAATGATGTAATTGATCGGCGCACCGGCATCCCCCTCACCCTATCGCTGGTGTACCTGGAACTGGCGCGGCGTCTTGACTTTCCGATGGTCGGCGTCGGAATGCCCGGACACTTCCTGATCCGTCCAGACTTTGAAGGTGCCGGCATCTATGTGGACCCCTTCAATCGGGGCGAGGTGCTATTTCCAGAAGATTGCCAGCAACGACTCGCCCAAATTTACGGTCAGCCGGTGCAGCTACTGCCGGCATTTCTAGAACCCGTGGGCCGGCGACGCTTCTTAGGGCGAATGCTTTCCAACCTCAAATTAATTTATCTCAACCAAGGAGATGTCTTAAAATCTCTGGCTGCGGTTGAGCGAATTCTGCTGCTGTTTCCAGGTGCGCCCATCGAATTGCGAGATCGGGGCATCCTCTATTATCAACTGGGTCAGTGGCCAAAAGCTGTTCAGGATCTACAGATATATCTGACTCAAGTTCCGGGTGCAGAAGATGGCAGTGTGATTCGCAAGTTACTAGAGCGAATGCAGGATAACAGTTAA
- a CDS encoding mechanosensitive ion channel, which yields MNGTSPSITQIIGMRMPISLTEFLAQARPATNRAGEILPGVNTNNLAPYLINLGIAIAILVIGWLIATIAAAVVGGLLKRTNIDNRLAGWVTGRPDDPDGLQVEKWISTAVFWVIMIFVLVAFFNRLDLPAVSQPLNTFLTQVTGFLPKLVGALILLAIAWVIATISKLVVTRGLRAFGLDERLNRQAGTTPGTNQLMLSDTLGNALYWFIFLLFLTPILDTLGLQQALAPVQNLLNQILSALPKILEAIIIAAAGWLLAQVVRRIVTNLLAATGTDRLGARFGVSQTTGGQSLSWIIGTIVYVLILIPTAIAALNALGIEAISRPAISMLTQILNAIPQIFTAALVLIGAYLLGRFVADIVTNILTGLGFNNIFRWLGLDTRPVNTPRRPVTPPLDPNIPPDYQQQTVIQDTTPASTTRTPSEFVGIVVLVGILLLATVAATNILNIGALTAIVTGLVIVAGRILAGLVVFAIGLYFANLAFSLITSSGSHQARILGQIARIAIIALVSAMALQQMGIASNIVNLAFGLLLGAIAIALALAFGLGGREIATQQIREWLTEFKQRK from the coding sequence ATGAATGGAACATCGCCAAGTATTACACAAATAATAGGCATGAGGATGCCTATCTCATTGACTGAGTTTTTGGCACAAGCCAGACCGGCCACCAACCGAGCTGGGGAAATTCTCCCCGGCGTAAACACTAACAACCTTGCACCCTACCTCATCAATCTCGGCATCGCAATCGCCATCTTGGTGATTGGCTGGCTCATCGCCACCATTGCTGCTGCCGTGGTAGGGGGACTGCTCAAGCGCACCAACATCGATAATCGGCTAGCCGGCTGGGTAACAGGTCGCCCGGATGACCCAGATGGGCTACAGGTAGAGAAGTGGATTTCCACTGCGGTTTTTTGGGTGATCATGATATTTGTCTTGGTGGCCTTCTTCAACCGGCTCGATCTGCCGGCTGTTTCGCAACCACTAAACACATTTCTCACTCAAGTCACCGGCTTCTTACCCAAGTTAGTCGGAGCTTTGATTTTACTGGCCATCGCATGGGTGATTGCCACTATCTCAAAACTCGTGGTAACGCGAGGATTGCGAGCATTTGGTTTGGATGAGCGCTTGAATCGGCAGGCCGGCACCACACCCGGAACGAACCAACTGATGCTGAGCGACACCCTCGGCAATGCCCTGTATTGGTTCATCTTTTTACTGTTTCTCACCCCAATCCTAGATACCTTGGGATTGCAGCAGGCACTCGCACCCGTGCAAAACCTGCTCAATCAAATCCTCTCAGCACTTCCCAAGATTCTAGAGGCGATCATCATTGCCGCAGCCGGCTGGTTACTGGCTCAGGTGGTACGTCGAATTGTCACAAATCTGTTAGCCGCCACCGGCACAGACCGATTGGGAGCACGCTTTGGCGTCAGTCAGACCACTGGCGGCCAGTCGCTTTCCTGGATTATTGGCACCATCGTCTATGTCTTAATCCTGATCCCAACCGCGATCGCAGCCCTCAATGCTTTGGGGATTGAGGCCATCTCCAGGCCGGCGATCTCGATGCTAACCCAGATTCTCAACGCCATCCCCCAAATTTTCACAGCGGCGCTGGTTCTGATTGGTGCTTACCTCTTGGGCCGTTTCGTGGCAGATATAGTCACCAACATTCTCACAGGTTTAGGCTTCAACAACATCTTCCGCTGGCTGGGTTTGGATACCCGACCCGTTAATACTCCTCGTCGGCCCGTCACGCCGCCACTTGATCCAAATATTCCGCCAGACTACCAACAACAAACCGTCATTCAGGACACCACCCCCGCCTCTACCACGCGGACACCTTCTGAATTTGTCGGCATTGTCGTACTCGTTGGCATCCTACTTTTGGCAACAGTTGCCGCCACCAATATCTTAAATATTGGGGCACTCACAGCCATTGTCACCGGCCTTGTCATCGTTGCTGGCCGCATTCTGGCTGGGTTAGTGGTGTTTGCCATCGGCTTGTACTTTGCCAACCTCGCCTTCTCCCTGATTACCAGTTCAGGTTCTCATCAAGCGCGGATACTTGGTCAAATCGCTCGCATTGCGATCATCGCCTTGGTGTCTGCAATGGCACTGCAACAAATGGGCATCGCCAGCAACATTGTCAATTTGGCATTTGGATTGCTGCTGGGTGCAATTGCCATTGCTCTCGCCCTCGCCTTTGGCTTAGGTGGTCGCGAGATCGCTACTCAGCAAATCCGGGAATGGCTGACCGAGTTTAAGCAGAGGAAGTAA
- a CDS encoding SRPBCC family protein yields MSSRQVFEQSIQINASATVVERCITDNVFMHRWLNPALRCEPIGEWSTDVGAQSRFVIQIPLIQPALKSVVLEREPGLIVWGFEGFFSGCDRWECLPAAKGTQLLNRFEFEIPNPLIRFGFNRFAATWTREDMQAQLRRLKRVAEEASQGLRT; encoded by the coding sequence ATGTCATCTCGTCAAGTTTTCGAGCAATCAATCCAGATTAACGCTAGTGCAACCGTGGTTGAGCGCTGTATCACGGATAACGTTTTCATGCACCGTTGGCTAAATCCGGCTTTGCGGTGTGAGCCGATCGGCGAGTGGAGTACCGATGTGGGTGCCCAGAGCCGATTTGTCATTCAAATTCCCTTAATACAGCCGGCATTAAAGAGTGTAGTGCTGGAGCGGGAGCCGGGGCTGATTGTCTGGGGGTTTGAAGGATTTTTCTCAGGCTGTGATCGCTGGGAATGTCTACCGGCAGCGAAAGGAACGCAACTGCTCAACCGATTTGAGTTTGAAATTCCCAATCCTTTGATTCGGTTTGGTTTCAATCGTTTTGCTGCTACTTGGACGCGTGAGGATATGCAAGCCCAACTGCGCCGGCTTAAACGCGTGGCGGAGGAAGCCTCCCAAGGCTTGCGAACTTGA
- a CDS encoding hemerythrin domain-containing protein codes for MVETLDDTKRLAIATKLSEMKALQNLLISNEQQFIQDCTDDEIRKRLQKMVEDDEKNLGVLDTVIVQYGVQAEQKETTQQMIEEVQKLMKGSELTLFEKVSQQELLKHRQTMAGLLIHKAAQIIGADVETAITPLNTVNFENRAHQEQLKGILEILGVRELTGLEPHQGIWARVQDAVAAFTGVAGSVITRTDDEMSIRDLLLMDHTKADTLFAEILGSDDPEKIQEYFGQLYKDIKAHGTAEEQVVYPAIRSDYEHTQEIYEQTDEVMEMLDEITPLDPASSEFKAAIERLRTAVRTHIDQEESDIFPRLRNNFSDEQQKQMASEFKNAKSRLQDEMAAATH; via the coding sequence ATGGTAGAAACTCTTGATGACACTAAGCGCCTTGCAATTGCCACAAAATTGTCAGAGATGAAAGCATTGCAAAATCTACTGATTAGCAATGAGCAGCAATTCATTCAGGATTGTACAGATGATGAGATTCGTAAGCGCTTGCAAAAGATGGTCGAGGACGATGAAAAAAATTTAGGCGTTCTTGATACGGTGATTGTTCAGTACGGTGTCCAGGCAGAGCAAAAAGAAACAACCCAGCAGATGATTGAGGAAGTTCAGAAACTCATGAAAGGTTCTGAGCTAACTTTGTTTGAGAAAGTATCTCAGCAGGAATTACTCAAACACCGGCAGACAATGGCGGGACTGTTAATTCACAAAGCTGCTCAAATTATTGGTGCTGATGTTGAAACTGCGATCACACCTTTAAATACTGTTAATTTCGAGAACCGCGCCCATCAAGAGCAACTCAAAGGAATCCTAGAGATTTTGGGTGTTCGTGAGTTAACCGGACTTGAGCCACATCAGGGAATTTGGGCGCGGGTTCAAGATGCTGTTGCAGCATTTACTGGAGTTGCCGGCAGTGTAATAACGCGCACCGATGATGAGATGAGCATTCGTGATCTTCTCCTCATGGATCATACTAAGGCTGATACTCTATTTGCAGAAATTTTAGGTTCTGACGATCCTGAAAAAATCCAAGAGTATTTTGGGCAACTTTATAAAGACATCAAAGCTCACGGTACAGCCGAAGAACAAGTTGTCTATCCGGCAATTCGTTCTGATTATGAACACACGCAAGAAATTTACGAACAGACGGATGAAGTGATGGAGATGTTAGACGAGATCACACCTCTCGATCCGGCTTCATCTGAATTTAAAGCAGCGATTGAACGGTTAAGAACTGCGGTGCGAACTCATATCGATCAAGAAGAGAGCGATATATTCCCCAGACTCCGCAACAACTTCAGCGATGAACAGCAGAAGCAAATGGCTAGCGAATTTAAAAATGCTAAAAGCCGGCTGCAAGATGAAATGGCTGCTGCAACTCATTAA
- a CDS encoding NUDIX hydrolase: MSQKHGPWTIEETSQKYENSFINVREDQVLQPDGKPGMYATVKMKAVVAILPIDSDGTVYLTRQFRYALGKESIEVVCGALEENEPALDAAKREVEEELGIKADEWIELGFFDLDTSIVHCPVYLFLAKQLTFRQAHQEGTETIEKLQIPLNAALQKVMDNAITHAHSCVLILKAGSTTLSSGD; encoded by the coding sequence ATGAGTCAAAAACACGGCCCTTGGACGATAGAAGAAACTTCTCAAAAATACGAAAATTCGTTTATAAATGTTCGTGAAGATCAAGTTCTTCAACCTGACGGGAAACCGGGTATGTACGCGACCGTCAAGATGAAAGCCGTTGTTGCTATTCTACCAATAGATAGCGACGGCACTGTATATCTTACCCGGCAATTTCGCTACGCACTTGGAAAAGAGAGTATCGAAGTGGTATGCGGTGCACTTGAGGAAAATGAACCGGCATTGGATGCAGCAAAGCGAGAAGTTGAAGAAGAATTGGGAATTAAAGCAGATGAATGGATCGAGTTGGGATTCTTTGATTTAGATACCTCGATTGTGCATTGTCCGGTTTATCTATTTTTGGCAAAGCAGTTAACGTTTAGACAAGCCCATCAAGAGGGAACGGAAACCATAGAGAAACTCCAGATTCCTTTGAACGCAGCCCTGCAAAAGGTGATGGATAACGCGATCACACACGCGCATAGCTGTGTGCTGATTCTCAAAGCTGGCAGCACTACGCTCTCGTCTGGCGATTAA
- the hflX gene encoding GTPase HflX, translating to METIYGHIQGLKSSHIKQLERLYEHREPSDRAITAEFAQRLAAVSTEIHHPVCAYVNRRGQVFRVAVGTPSQTQIAPQQLPRHSAERLSGIRCIATQIKSDPPDTAALTAMARQRLDALVVLNLTKEGVERPGKGATGYVKEAFLAHLIPDTETSWSVSPPLSLDDLSEQDFGDLIDEWESDFSQSGYGAFQFEEAGTDEDKVLLVGLMTDDISVQRFQDGLEELTRLVESAKGTVLDTIQQKRSRPHPQTVVGEGKIEEIALQAHKLKANLIVFDRDISASQVRNLEAQIHIPVVDRTEVILDIFAQRAQSQAGKLQVELAQLEYMLPRLRGRGQQMSRLGAGIGTRGPGETKLETERRVIQRRIAQLQQEVNQLQAHRARLRQQRQQQEIPTIAVVGYTNAGKSTLLNVLTHAEVYTADQLFATLDPTTRKLVITDPETQERQSVLLTDTVGFIHELPPPLMDAFRATLEEVTEADALLHVVDLSHPAWTSHIHSVDEVLGEMPALPGKALIAFNKIDQVDSETLAQAQQTYPEAVFISATQRLGLETLRQRMIQLIDEAASAPVLAEM from the coding sequence ATGGAAACTATTTACGGACATATTCAAGGATTAAAATCCAGCCATATCAAGCAACTAGAGCGATTATACGAACATCGGGAACCCAGTGATCGCGCAATTACGGCTGAGTTTGCCCAGCGCCTCGCAGCAGTTAGTACAGAAATTCATCACCCGGTGTGTGCTTATGTTAACCGGCGTGGACAGGTGTTTCGAGTCGCAGTAGGGACACCCAGCCAAACTCAAATTGCCCCCCAACAATTGCCCCGGCATAGCGCTGAACGCTTGAGTGGAATTCGCTGTATTGCCACTCAAATCAAATCAGATCCACCAGACACAGCCGCACTAACAGCAATGGCACGGCAGCGCTTAGACGCTTTAGTGGTCTTAAATTTAACAAAAGAAGGTGTTGAACGACCGGGAAAAGGAGCAACCGGCTATGTCAAAGAAGCTTTCTTGGCTCATTTAATCCCCGATACTGAAACATCCTGGAGCGTTTCTCCACCTCTGAGTTTAGATGACCTCAGCGAACAAGACTTTGGCGACTTAATAGATGAATGGGAAAGTGATTTTTCTCAATCAGGCTACGGCGCATTTCAGTTTGAGGAAGCCGGCACTGACGAAGATAAAGTTCTGCTGGTTGGATTAATGACGGATGATATTTCTGTGCAACGCTTTCAAGATGGGTTGGAAGAACTAACCCGCTTAGTTGAAAGTGCGAAGGGAACCGTACTCGACACGATACAGCAGAAGCGATCGCGCCCCCATCCTCAAACCGTTGTGGGGGAGGGAAAAATAGAAGAAATTGCTCTGCAAGCGCATAAGTTGAAAGCGAATTTGATTGTCTTTGACCGAGATATCTCTGCCTCTCAAGTCCGCAACCTGGAAGCCCAGATTCACATCCCAGTCGTAGATCGCACAGAAGTCATTTTAGATATTTTCGCTCAACGTGCTCAATCCCAGGCCGGCAAATTGCAAGTCGAACTGGCGCAACTAGAATATATGCTGCCTCGGCTGAGAGGACGGGGTCAGCAGATGTCTCGGTTAGGTGCCGGCATCGGGACGCGAGGGCCGGGTGAAACGAAACTAGAGACGGAACGGCGAGTCATTCAGCGACGCATTGCCCAACTTCAGCAGGAAGTTAATCAATTACAAGCGCATCGTGCGCGTTTGCGGCAGCAGCGACAGCAGCAAGAAATTCCCACGATTGCAGTCGTTGGCTATACCAATGCCGGTAAATCAACGCTGCTGAATGTGTTAACTCATGCTGAGGTTTACACAGCGGATCAGCTCTTTGCTACCTTAGATCCGACTACGCGAAAGCTGGTGATTACAGATCCAGAAACCCAGGAACGGCAGTCAGTTCTGCTAACAGATACCGTAGGGTTTATTCACGAACTTCCGCCACCACTTATGGATGCTTTCCGAGCTACTTTAGAGGAAGTGACGGAGGCTGATGCGTTGCTTCATGTCGTCGATCTTTCCCATCCAGCTTGGACAAGTCATATCCATTCAGTAGACGAAGTGTTAGGAGAAATGCCGGCGCTTCCCGGCAAAGCTTTGATTGCGTTTAACAAGATCGATCAAGTCGATAGTGAAACTTTAGCGCAAGCTCAACAAACCTATCCCGAAGCCGTGTTTATTTCAGCCACTCAACGCTTAGGTTTAGAGACTCTGCGGCAGCGAATGATCCAGCTGATTGATGAAGCTGCTTCAGCGCCGGTACTTGCCGAAATGTAG
- a CDS encoding GTP-binding protein, whose protein sequence is MDRAIFSFSDIQAELNYKQAKDALQDLVANLDLTVEERAGLEGEIGGLEVMLDKLERTCVQIAVFGMVGRGKSSVLNALLGQPVFETGPLHGVTRSTKVGTWEVKDSPSSLPTAQPTITYRLSQVELIDTPGIDEVDGQTREALARQVASQADLILFVVAGDITKVEYEALSQLRDAGKPMLLVFNKIDQYPDADRLAIYQKIRDERVRELLSPDEIVMAAASPIIAQAVRRSDGTRGVQLNRGLPQVEELKLKILEILDREGKSLVALNTMLFAGDVNEQLVQRKMEIRERSANRMIWNAVMAKALAIALNPFTVVDILSAAVIDVALILTLSKIYGISMTQAGAVGLLQKIAISMGSISASELVATLGLSSLKGLLGIATPATGGAALAPYLSVAVTQAGVAGVSSYGIGQVTKAYLANGASWGPDGPKAVVSRILSTLDETSILSRIKDELREKLSGVRKAATGQAGKQEN, encoded by the coding sequence CTGGATCGGGCCATTTTTAGCTTTTCAGATATTCAGGCGGAACTGAACTACAAACAAGCAAAAGACGCCCTGCAAGACTTGGTGGCAAACCTGGATCTCACCGTGGAAGAACGAGCCGGCTTAGAGGGCGAAATCGGGGGTTTAGAGGTGATGCTGGACAAATTAGAACGCACTTGTGTCCAGATTGCCGTCTTTGGCATGGTAGGACGGGGTAAATCTTCAGTTCTCAACGCCCTGCTAGGCCAGCCGGTGTTTGAAACCGGCCCACTTCATGGCGTCACCCGCAGCACAAAAGTTGGGACGTGGGAAGTAAAAGACTCCCCATCCTCACTTCCCACTGCCCAACCGACCATTACCTACCGCCTCTCTCAAGTTGAGCTAATTGACACCCCAGGCATTGACGAAGTCGATGGGCAAACCCGCGAAGCCTTGGCCCGTCAAGTGGCATCGCAAGCAGATCTGATTTTGTTTGTGGTTGCCGGCGACATCACCAAAGTTGAATATGAAGCGCTTTCGCAACTGCGCGATGCCGGTAAACCCATGTTGCTTGTATTTAACAAGATCGATCAATATCCCGATGCAGATCGGCTTGCCATTTATCAAAAAATCCGAGATGAGCGCGTACGCGAGTTGCTATCACCGGATGAAATTGTCATGGCTGCTGCCTCGCCCATCATCGCCCAGGCAGTGCGTCGCTCAGATGGCACAAGAGGCGTCCAGCTCAACCGGGGACTGCCTCAAGTTGAAGAGTTGAAGCTGAAAATCTTAGAAATTTTAGACCGAGAAGGCAAATCTCTGGTTGCGCTCAACACTATGCTCTTTGCCGGCGATGTGAACGAGCAGCTGGTGCAGCGGAAAATGGAGATTCGCGAACGCAGCGCCAACCGAATGATCTGGAATGCTGTGATGGCCAAAGCCCTCGCCATCGCCCTCAACCCTTTTACTGTGGTCGATATTCTTAGTGCCGCCGTAATCGATGTGGCGCTGATATTAACATTGTCTAAGATTTATGGAATATCAATGACCCAAGCCGGTGCCGTAGGTTTGTTACAAAAAATTGCTATCAGTATGGGGAGTATTAGTGCCAGCGAACTGGTGGCAACCTTGGGTCTGTCGTCCCTCAAAGGATTGCTGGGAATCGCCACACCGGCAACAGGTGGGGCAGCTTTAGCACCCTATCTTTCCGTCGCTGTCACCCAAGCCGGGGTTGCCGGTGTTTCCTCCTATGGAATTGGCCAGGTCACCAAAGCGTACCTGGCCAATGGGGCTTCCTGGGGTCCTGATGGCCCAAAAGCCGTCGTCAGTCGGATTCTCTCAACCCTCGATGAAACCTCCATTCTCAGTCGCATCAAGGATGAACTGCGAGAAAAACTCTCAGGCGTCAGAAAAGCAGCAACTGGGCAGGCAGGGAAGCAAGAAAATTGA
- the rpsU gene encoding 30S ribosomal protein S21 — protein sequence MTQVVLGENEGIDSALRRFKRQVSRAGILADAKNRRHFETPVEKRKRKAVAARRKKRFT from the coding sequence ATGACCCAAGTTGTTCTCGGCGAAAACGAAGGAATTGATTCAGCTCTACGCCGGTTTAAACGCCAAGTATCGAGAGCCGGCATTTTGGCAGATGCAAAAAATCGGCGGCATTTTGAAACGCCGGTGGAAAAGCGCAAGCGCAAAGCTGTTGCAGCTAGACGGAAAAAACGGTTCACTTAA
- a CDS encoding RNA recognition motif domain-containing protein, with amino-acid sequence MSIYVGNLSYDVSQEDITAVFAEYGSVKRVNLPTDRETGRPRGFGFVEMETEAEENAAIEALDGAEWMGRDLKVNKAKPREDRGGGGGGRSGGGNRGGGGGGGYGGKSSRGRY; translated from the coding sequence ATGTCAATTTATGTCGGTAATTTGTCTTACGACGTTTCGCAAGAAGACATCACCGCTGTCTTCGCCGAATACGGCAGCGTCAAGCGGGTTAATCTGCCTACAGACCGTGAAACAGGCCGTCCGCGCGGGTTTGGTTTTGTGGAAATGGAAACCGAGGCCGAAGAAAACGCAGCCATTGAAGCGTTAGATGGCGCTGAGTGGATGGGTCGCGACCTCAAAGTGAATAAAGCCAAGCCTCGTGAAGATCGAGGAGGCGGTGGTGGCGGTCGCAGCGGTGGAGGAAACCGAGGAGGAGGAGGCGGCGGCGGCTACGGAGGAAAATCTTCTCGAGGAAGGTATTAA
- a CDS encoding isoaspartyl peptidase/L-asparaginase family protein: MTLSIIVHGGAKTITDEKIDANHAGCIAAVEAGWAVLRSGGSAGEAVEVAIRVLETDQTFNAGFGATLNSEGEVELDAAMMEGAKLGWGAVAAVQGVRHPISVAHKIMDEKARLLVARSGERFAAEHGLEMCPKEDLISEEQRQEWEEEQKVLDRPNTVGCVAIDATGTVVAGTSTGGTTGQPQGRVGDTALVGCGLYADNHLGACSTTGDGESIIPVVLAKTAIDFMAGDTHPEEASRKAIDTLISKVEGEAGCILVDRQGRIGWAYNSDHMAVAYMTQDMDKPAAFISKEEEYSSKAQGVPSGTKEMMTVHSPSE, translated from the coding sequence ATGACTCTCAGTATTATTGTTCATGGTGGAGCAAAAACCATCACAGACGAAAAGATTGATGCCAACCACGCCGGCTGCATCGCAGCAGTAGAAGCGGGCTGGGCAGTGCTTCGCAGTGGAGGCAGTGCCGGAGAAGCCGTTGAGGTGGCGATCCGTGTTCTGGAAACTGACCAGACATTTAACGCCGGCTTTGGCGCAACCCTCAACAGTGAGGGAGAAGTTGAGCTAGACGCGGCGATGATGGAAGGTGCCAAGTTAGGTTGGGGGGCAGTGGCAGCCGTTCAAGGGGTGCGCCATCCCATCTCAGTTGCACACAAGATTATGGATGAAAAAGCCCGGTTATTAGTCGCGCGCAGTGGCGAACGCTTTGCTGCTGAACATGGGTTGGAGATGTGTCCAAAAGAAGATTTGATTAGTGAGGAGCAGCGGCAGGAGTGGGAAGAGGAGCAGAAAGTTCTTGATCGCCCCAACACCGTCGGCTGTGTGGCGATAGATGCCACCGGCACTGTCGTTGCCGGCACCTCAACTGGGGGCACAACAGGTCAACCACAGGGTCGTGTTGGTGACACTGCCTTGGTTGGCTGTGGCTTGTACGCTGATAACCACCTGGGCGCTTGCTCAACCACAGGTGATGGCGAGTCAATTATCCCAGTGGTTCTTGCCAAAACGGCGATTGATTTTATGGCGGGAGATACCCATCCAGAAGAAGCATCGCGGAAGGCAATTGACACTTTGATCTCTAAGGTTGAAGGAGAGGCCGGCTGCATCCTCGTAGACCGGCAGGGACGCATTGGCTGGGCGTACAACTCAGATCACATGGCAGTTGCTTATATGACGCAAGACATGGACAAACCGGCTGCGTTTATTAGCAAAGAAGAAGAATATAGCTCAAAAGCACAAGGCGTTCCCTCCGGTACAAAAGAGATGATGACGGTTCACTCACCCTCGGAATAA